A window of the Peromyscus leucopus breed LL Stock chromosome 22, UCI_PerLeu_2.1, whole genome shotgun sequence genome harbors these coding sequences:
- the Nfilz gene encoding NFIL3 like protein, translated as MNVDTLGLPNVSHGPSKAFWSTRRDPPMRRQREFMPEEKKDSVYWEKRRKNNEAAKRSREKRRLNDVAIEGRLTMLLEENAVLRAELQALKLRFGLLPSVCGPRTLPLQALLWKSSWTGDSHSGADSFLSLPGAHGCLFKPYAVDSGIPGCSGCLVAQGWAGLAASPRFLQESQPLIPRIVDRTFHATFPAAIFGCHFLDGHMGPRAQLKSCCGLWSPVPTGSHASEPSDILLTSSESSIGFSPDMTCPVPGDRSEGLTQTSLPHKLRIKSQASNSLC; from the coding sequence ATGAATGTGGATACCTTGGGCCTGCCCAACGTATCTCATGGTCCCAGCAAAGCATTCTGGAGCACTCGCAGGGATCCACCGATGCGCCGACAGAGGGAGTTTATGCCTGAAGAGAAGAAGGACTCAGTTTACTGGGAGAAACGGAGAAAGAACAATGAGGCGGCCAAGCGGTCCCGGGAAAAGCGACGTCTCAATGATGTGGCCATTGAAGGCAGGCTGACCATGCTGCTGGAGGAGAATGCTGTACTAAGGGCTGAGCTGCAAGCACTCAAACTTCGATTTGGCCTTTTGCCTTCTGTGTGTGGTCCCCGGACATTGCCCTTACAGGCCTTGCTGTGGAAGTCTTCCTGGACTGGGGACTCCCATTCAGGGGCTGACTCATTCTTATctttgcctggtgcccatggtTGCCTGTTCAAACCATATGCCGTAGATTCTGGGATTCCAGGTTGCTCAGGCTGTCTGGTAGCTCAAGGGTGGGCTGGCTTAGCTGCTTCCCCCAGGTTCTTGCAGGAGTCACAGCCCCTGATTCCTAGAATAGTTGACAGGACCTTTCATGCCACCTTCCCAGCGGCTATCTTTGGTTGTCATTTCTTAGATGGGCATATGGGACCCAGAGCACAGCTCAAGTCTTGTTGTGGGCTGTGGTCACCTGTGCCCACTGGATCTCATGCCTCAGAGCCCTCAGATATACTGCTGACATCCTCTGAGAGTTCCATTGGGTTTTCACCTGATATGACCTGCCCTGTCCCAGGTGACAGGTCTGAGGGTCTGACCCAGACTTCCCTGCCTCACAAACTGCGGATCAAATCCCAAGCCTCAAACAGCTTATGTTGA
- the Actl9 gene encoding actin-like protein 9, giving the protein MDVNGHPKPQPSPETPGPLAVNSSTLLVNDNLQQDSLNLVVDRLPPKTGAVVIDMGTGTCKVGFAGHSQPTYTVATILGCQPKKQATKGRSELETFIGEAARSRPELRLVKPIRNGIVVDWEAAELIWRHILEHDLRVATQDHPLLFSDPPFSPVTNREKLIEVAFESLHSPAIYVASQSVLSVYAHGRVNGLVVDTGHGVSYTVPVVQGYNLPHAIQRLDLAGNHLTAFLAEMLLGSGFSLRQEDLDMVENIKHRYCYLASDFQKEQARLDQECKQTLKLPDGRTVTLGKELFQCPELLFHPPEIPGLSPMGLPAMAEQSLIKVPRELRNHVAQNVLLCGGSSLFTGLEGRFRAELLRSLPPEDHVVVMAQPNRNLSVWIGGSILASLHAFQSCWVLREQYEERGPQVVYRKCY; this is encoded by the coding sequence ATGGATGTCAATGGACACCCAaagccccagccctccccagaGACTCCTGGTCCTCTTGCCGTGAACTCCAGCACACTCCTAGTGAACGACAATCTACAGCAAGATTCCCTCAACCTAGTTGTCGACAGGCTCCCACCGAAGACAGGTGCTGTGGTAATTGACATGGGCACAGGCACCTGTAAAGTGGGCTTTGCAGGACATTCCCAACCCACCTATACCGTGGCCACCATCCTGGGTTGCCAGCCCAAGAAACAGGCTACCAAGGGCCGGTCAGAGCTGGAAACTTTTATTGGGGAGGCAGCCCGCTCCCGCCCAGAGCTGAGGTTGGTGAAACCTATTCGCAACGGCATTGTGGTGGACTGGGAAGCAGCTGAACTAATCTGGCGACACATCCTGGAACATGATCTCCGAGTGGCCACCCAGGATCACCCTCTACTGTTTTCGGATCCACCCTTCAGCCCAGTCACCAACCGTGAGAAGCTAATAGAAGTGGCCTTTGAGTCTCTGCACTCCCCAGCCATATATGTGGCATCTCAATCTGTATTGTCAGTCTATGCCCATGGGCGTGTTAATGGACTTGTTGTAGACACTGGCCATGGAGTCAGCTACACAGTGCCAGTTGTTCAGGGCTACAACCTACCCCATGCCATCCAACGCTTGGACCTGGCCGGCAACCATCTTACTGCCTTTCTAGCAGAGATGCTGCTGGGCTCTGGCTTCTCATTAAGACAAGAGGACCTGGACATGGTGGAGAACATCAAACATCGTTACTGTTATTTGGCCTCAGATTTCCAAAAGGAGCAGGCTCGTCTGGATCAGGAGTGCAAGCAGACCCTAAAGTTGCCGGATGGACGGACTGTCACCCTGGGGAAGGAGTTATTTCAGTGCCCAGAGCTCCTATTCCATCCCCCCGAGATACCAGGACTGTCGCCCATGGGCCTCCCTGCCATGGCTGAACAGAGTCTCATAAAGGTGCCTCGGGAGCTACGGAACCACGTCGCCCAGAATGTGCTCCTGTGTGGAGGCTCCTCCCTCTTTACTGGCCTGGAGGGTCGCTTCAGGGCAGAGCTACTGCGCTCCCTGCCACCTGAGGATCACGTGGTGGTGATGGCACAGCCCAACAGGAACCTCTCTGTGTGGATTGGGGGCTCCATTCTGGCCTCGTTGCACGCTTTCCAGTcctgctgggtcttgagggaacAATATGAAGAAAGAGGACCTCAGGTTGTATACCGAAAATGCTACTAA